The genome window TCGTTGCGCGGATTATAGATCACCTGCGGGTGACTGCCGGTGACTTCCAGAATCAACTGCACCAGTTCGCGGACGCTGGTTTCGGTGCCACTTCCCACATTGATAATTCTCTGGTTTATCTGGGTCGCGCTTGCTGCCGCTACCATAGCGTTGACCACATCGTCCACAAAGACGTAATCGCGGGTCTGGTTGCCGTCGCCGTGTACCACAATGGTGCCGTTACTCCAGGCTTGTTTTAAAAAGTGCGGAATCACGGGGGCATGAACGGGGGGCAAATGCTGTCCCGGACCGTAGGCGTTGAACACGCGCAGGATTACGGTTTCGATACCCCACAACCTGCCGATGGTGTTGACATAATACTCGGCAGAGAGTTTAGAGACCGCATAAGGCGAGCGTGGTTGTGGACGGGCATCTTCAGAGAGGGGCTGGTGTTCCTGCTCGCCGTAGACCGCCCCGGAAGAAATCAGCACCACCCGGCGCACGCCCACATCGCGCATGGCTTCCATCAGGGTCACTGTACCGCCTACATTGACGTGATTGTATTCGCGCGGGTAAAGCACCGACTCGGGCACGGAGACTCGTGCCGCCAGATGATAGACACAATCCACGTCCTGCAACAGCGTCCACAGTTTGGGACGATCGTTGATATCCCCGCGAGTCAGGTGAACGTCGGGAAGGAGTGCATCGGGTGAGCCGGTAGAGAGGTCATCCAGTCCACGTACGCTATGCCCTTCACGCACCAATTGGTTTGCCAGTGCCGAGCCAAGAAATCCAGCCGCGCCAGTAATCAGAAATCTCATCGTCATTGCTCTTCGTGAAAGCGTTTCCTAAAAATCCAGTGTTTCGATTATAGCATGCTTGATGATTTTGTTCTTTTTTACATGTGACAAGTATTACCGCTTATCTTTAATGAAGTGGTTCATAATGAAGAAAATGTATTATGGAGGTGTAGAATGGATGAAACCTTGAAAAACCTTGCCGAGGCTTTTGCCGGAGAGTCGCAGGCACGCAACAAATATCTGGCATTTGCTCGAAAGGCGGAAGAAGAAGGTTACCCACAGGTGGCTCGCTTGTTCCGCGCTGCTGCAGAAGCAGAATTCATTCATGCGCTCAATCATTTCCGGGCAATGGGCGGAATCGGGACGACCGAAGAGAATCTGAAAAGTGCAATCGGCGGTGAAAACCATGAATGGGTGAGCATGTATCCGCCATTTGTAGAGCAAGCCGAACGCGAAGGAAACAGACGGGCAAAAACTTCGTTTGAATATGCCATGGCAGTGGAGAAAACCCACGAAATGCTCTATCGCGAGGCTTTGGAGTCGTTAAGTTCTGACATGGAAGCATACGACTACTACGTTTGTCCGGTTTGTGGTCATACCCATCCGCGCAATGCGCCGGAGAAATGTCCTGTCTGCGGCGCACCGGGAAGCAAATTCATCAAAGTTTCTTAAGGCAACATTACCAGGTTCCTTCTCCGTGGTGAGGGCTTCCGTCTGATGAGCGCGAAGCCCTCACTCTTGTTAAACCGTTAATTTTGTCTTAACTAGGGTATGCCATTCAGCGCTTGTCTGAGAATCTCAATTTTATATAATATATTCATCGTCATGAATATATCTTCTGCGGCTTTACAGGAAATCGCTGACTTTTTTGAAGTGCTGGCTGTGCCAACCCGTTTGGGAATCCTGCTGGCGATTGGCGAGCGGGAAGTTTGCGTTTGCCACCTTGAGGCGGTTCTGAAACTCCGTCAGGCGGCAATTTCCCAACATCTCCAGGTGTTTAAAAAGAACGGGTGGGTGATTTCACGCCGTCAGGGAAGATTTGTGTACTACAAACTGAGCAACCCATCTGTTCTACCCCTGATTTATGAAGGCGCAAGGATGAAAGGCGTGTCTCAAGAGCAAATAGAGTACTTTTTTACAGCCCCCATCGAGGGGTGTTCCTGCTCTTTGTGCAATCCAAACTCAAATAAACCGTTCTGTTAAGTCTCAATATTATTTCAAAGGAGTTGTTCAAAATGGAGAAACCATTGACCCAAAGACTGTCTGTGCTGGACCGCTACCTCACCTTGTGGATTTTTCTGGCAATGGCGCTTGGGGTGGGTATTGGCTATTTCCTGCCCGGTGTGGAAGAGTTTGTCAACCGCTTTTCGGTGGGTACGACGAATATCCCCATCGCTATCGGGCTGATTTTGATGATGTATCCGCCTCTTGCTAAAGTTCATTATAACGAACTGGGAGATGTATTCCGTAACCGTAAGGTACTGACTCTCTCGCTCATTCAAAACTGGGTGATTGGTCCCATCCTCATGTTCCTGCTGGCGGTGATTTTCCTGCGCAATTACCCGCATTACATGGTGGGACTGATTATGATTGGGCTGGCGCGCTGTATTGCCATGGTTATCGTGTGGAATGAACTGGCTAAGGGCGATACTGAGTACGCCGCGGGATTGGTGGCTTTCAACAGCATCTTCCAGGTGCTTTTCTATAGCGTCTATGCCTATGTGTTCATCACCGTACTGCCTACCTGGTTTGGCTTACAGGGCAGTGTGGTGGATGTGACCATTGGGGAAATTGCCCGCAGTGTGTTTATTTATCTGGGAATCCCCTTTATCGCAGGGTTTATTACCAACATGGTCTTACGCCGCATGAAAGGCGAAGACTGGTACTACCATCGCTTTATCCCGCGCATCAGCCCGATTACTCTGGCGGCATTGCTTTTCACCATTGTGGTCATGTTCAGCCTCAAAGGGAACTTGATCGTCACCATCCCCGGCGATGTGCTGAGAATTGCCGTACCGCTGTTGCTCTACTTTGTACTCATGTTCCTGGTAAGTTTTGGAATGGGCAAACTGGTGGGGGCTGACTACAGCAAAACTACTACGCTTTCCTTTACTGCGGCAAGCAATAACTTTGAGTTAGCCATTGCCGTGGCGGTGGCAGTCTTTGGCATCAATTCCGGCGAAGCCTTCACTGCCGTCATTGGTCCCCTGGTGGAAGTTCCGGTGATGATTGGCCTGGTGAATGTGGCTTTCTGGTTGCAAAAACGCCTTTTTGCCGGAAAAGCCTCAGTCACTGCCGAAGCCACCCCTGCCAAATAGTTCGGGATTCGTTTGTATGAAAACAGGGCGGAGTGTGAATTCACAATCTCCGCCCTGTCATTTTGTGAAAGCGGGTTATTGCCTTAAGGTCAGCACTGCAGGGATGCGGTCGAACATCCAGAATCCCAGCGGAAGCCCGATAATGGTAGCACACAGCAGGTAAGCCACTTCCATCCATAGAGCGGAGAACCACCAGCCGATCAGGATAAAGTACAGTGCCCGCAACAGAAAGGGCAGTTGCCGGGGCTCAACTTCACTCTTCACCAGCGTTCCATCCGCGCGTCGATAAACAGCAACTTCACGGGCAGGCTCGCGCAGGGCGATCACTTTGGGGAGCATGTTCAGCATGACGATGCCGATGGGAATGCCCAGGATGCTGATCATGAACAACCAGGCAACAATCATCCATGCCTGTCCAAGCCACCAGCCGATGAATGCAAACCATAGCAGTTGAATCAGACAGCCAGGGTTGCGGCGGGTTTCTACCACTACAGGTTCGTAACTCATATCTTTCTCCTTTGATTTCACTATATGAATACGTCAATCAAAGCCAAAAAGTTGCAGGGGTATGGTTACAAACCAGACAAAAGGGGGAGAATCAGGGAGATTCAGGATGGGAGCAGGCTCTTTTGCCAGATTTCTACCCGGTTGCGTCCGAAGGCTTTGGCGTGCAAGAGGGCTTGATCGGCTTGTTCAATTAACTCTTCCAGAGTCTGTTGAGGGGATGCCAAGCGGGTCATCCCCAAACTGATGGTGATGGGCAGTTCCAGTTCTTCGATGCAAAAAGATTTTTCAGCAACGGCGAGGCGTACCCGCTCGGCGGCGCTGTAGCCACTTTGTAAATCGCTCTCTGGGAGCAGAAGGCAAAATTCTTCTCCCCCGTACCTGCAGATTAAATCGGCTTCTCGCAGGGTTTCCCGCAGGCGCTGTGCCAGTTCCTGCAAAACCTCATCCCCTACCGAATGCCCATAGGTATCATTGACCCGTTTGAAATGGTCGATGTCTGCCATGACCACCACCAGCGGACTGCCAAAACGACGACTGCGTTCCATTTCGTGGCGTGCCAGTTCAAAGAATCCGCGCCGGTTGTACAGATTGGTCAACGGGTCGGTGATGGCAAGGACTTGCTGATAGGCATGTAGCATTGCATTTTGCAGTGCCATACCTGCCTGGTTGGCATACACCTGCGCCAGCAATTGCTCGCGATGCGTGAACGGGCGAATCTTGAATCTGCCTACGGCAATTGTCCCCAAAATACGCTCACCAGCAAAAATGGGCACGCCCATCCATGAACGGATTTGATACGGTCCTCCCCAGTTCTCAAAACGCGGGTCTGCCTGTGCGTCTTTCAGCAAAACAGGCTGGGCGGTTTGCAAAATTTCCTGAAAGAGCGCGTCCTGAATGGGGTAAGTCTGGTTCAAAATATCTTCTCCCTCAGGGATGTTGCGGTAGGCTACAGGTTTCATTTCTTCATTTTCGATGAGAAAGAGAATACTGCAGTCACACTCAAACAAGGTCTCCAGATGCTCCAGAATGATCTGGCTGAGTTCCTGTTTATCCAGTGTAGCGGTCAGAGCAGCGGTAGCGCGGCGCAGTTTCTCCGAATCGGCAGCCTGTTGCTCAGCCAGTGTTTGGGATTGAATCCTTGCCAGAATCAGAGCAATCTGAGAGGCGGCTTGCTCCGCAAGGGCAATTTGGGCTGTGCTCCATCGGTAAACGGGGGCTTTCCCAAACAAAATCGCCCCGAATTTCTGGTTTTCGATGATTAAAGGAATCCCCAGCAGAGATCGCACAGGGAAGGTCTCAGCCACGCTTCGGGAGATGTAAGGGGTGTTTAATATATCCTCAATGGCGATGGGCTTACCCATTTTCATCAGGGAGAGCGTCAGGTTGGGTTCGCCCGGTTCGGGAGAAATTTTTACATAATCTTCGGAGCCGGGACCGTATGCCACTACGGGGATGACCTTAAGGGTTTCTTCGTCAAAACGTGTAATGTAACATCCATCAGCAGAAACCAGGGCTGCCACACGTTCCACAATGGCGCTGAGCATTTCATCGAAGCGGGTATGGCTCAGGGAAATCTGAATGATTTCATTGAGCAGGGTCATTTGCTGGGCGTACCGGCTGGTTTTCTCGTGGAGAAGGGCATTGGAAATGACCAGAGCGGCTCGGTCTGCAAAGACCTGAAGCAGGCGACGTGCCCGCTCATCAAAAGCATCCAGGTGAGGGCTTTCAAGGTTGAGTACGCCAATTGCTTCACCGCGAGCGATAAGAGGTAATACCAGTTCCGACTGAATGGCGGGAATGGCTTCATAATACTGGGCTTCGGCTTTCACATCGGGCGCATAAACCATTTGCCCTGAACGGAAACATGCCACTGTCAGCCCTTTTCCATTCAGAGGCAGGTGATGTTGTCCCAACGTGATCATCCCTGCTTCTCTGGCAAGCATGAGGTGGGTGTGATCTTCATTTACCAACAGGATGCTGCAATGCGATTGCGAGAATTCCCTCACCACCGTCTGGACGATTTTCTCCAGAATTTCATCCAGCGAATCACCCGCACTGAAGAGGGGCTCGAGGGCGCGGAACAGCGTGCTGTTTTCCATCAGTGTCTGCTGTGCTCGCGTGTACAGTTGAGCGTTTTCGATAGCAATGGAGGCTTGCGTGGCAAAAGATTGGAGAAGGACTGCGGTTTTCTGGTCAAACTGCCCTTTCCGTTTGCTCCCCACGTTGATGAATCCAATAACCTGGTCATGAAGCAAGATTGGCGCGCTGGCAAATGAGCGAATCCAACCCGAAGTCGGTAAACTGATCCAGCGAGGGTCGTGTTGGGTATCGGGTATGGCAAGGGCTTTGGCGCTTCTGGCTACTTCCTGCAGGGTGCGAAAGGTAGCCAAAGGGCTGCGCCAGTTTGGTCGCGGGGAGAGATAGCCGGTAGAAATTCCGCGATTGCGTACCATGACCAGGGTTTCCCCTTCCAGCATCATGATGTTAGCGGCATCGTGATCCAGAATCTTTTCCAGGTGCAGAAGAATACGGTCGAAGACCTGATCCAGATCCAGGGTAGAGGTCAGGGCTTCGGCAACATCTCTCATGGCCGTGGCAATGGCACGTTGTTCTCTTTCGGCTTCAAAAAGATGCACATTTTCCAGAACTGTGGCTGTATGTCGTGCAAATGCCTGCATCACGTCAAGAACTGCGGAAGGAAGCCTGGTATTTTCCGGGTACAGGCAGATCAACAGAACAGGCTGACCGGGATTCGGGTTGACATTCCAGAGGTTGGCACGGCGGAAAAGGGCGAGGGGTGTATCCTCAGGCGGCGTAAAATTAATATCCGTGTATCCTCCAGAGGGAATGTGCTCAAAGAGGTGTTTGCCCTCAAATAGGGTGGGAAGCAGGGTTTGGGCGCTGAGATGAGAAATTCCCCAATGCGACAGACAAACCCATTCTCCGTTCCGTTGTTCAAGCAATGCCCCGGCATCGGCGTGGGTCAGGTTAATGGCTTCAGTCAGGATGGTTCTGTAAATTTGCGGGGTATGCAGTTGCCGGCTGATGGTGCGGGTATATTCAATCAGCAGGGAGAGCAGGCGGTTACTCTCGATAATTTGCTCATCATAGCGAATGCGCTGGGCAACCTGACCCAGGTGCGCCGCGGCAATTTGCAGAATGGCTAAATCCTGTTCTCGCCAGTAATTTGCCTGTGGGTGGCTGATCACGACCCGCCCGATAATTTCATCCTGTGAGGGGATCAACGCGCTCATGGTGGAGGCAACTCCATACCGGGCAAGAGGTTCGATCAAAGCATGCAAGGGGTGTTCGGGAGGTAGTTGACTCCAATCGGGGGTCAATCCACTTTGATAACGCAGGTTCTCCAAAGTGCTTTCGTTTTGAACCAGAAAATGTTTGAGTTCTTCCGGTACTTTATACAACCGGCTAACTTCAAAAATCTCGATCCATCCCATTCTGGCATCGAATAATTCGACAATCCATTCAATGGCTTTGTCACTTAATTCCTGCAAATTCAGCGAGGATGCGGCAATCCCGGTTAAGGCATTCAGCGATTCCAGTTGACTGGCGCGGTGCCTCAATTGTTCATTAGCCTCTTGCAAAGAGGCTACACTGGCTTGTATGGCAAGTTCAAGATTCTGGTTGATCTGGGTTAACTGCTCGTGCTGGATTTGAATCCGATCAAGCATCTGGTTAAAAACTTTCCCCAACCGGTCCAGTTCATACAGCGGGAGGGAAGGGGCGCGTTTCCCCCAATCTCCCTGCTGGATGGATGCCGTCAGGGCTTCCAGACGCTCCAGGGGTTTGGTACCAATGATACGGACAAGAGCGTAAATCACAGCACCGATGAATAAAGAGGTCAATAACGATAACATCAGATTGCGTTGGTGAGTCGCCCGCAACATCCCCAGGGAGCGGGAACGATTCACCTGCCTTGCCAGGACCACAGGTGGGGAAGAAAGCGAGGGAATAAAGGACACCCCTATCCAGGCAATATCCTTTTCAGCATCCCACACAACCCATTCGGGATTCTTCAGGGATTTCTCGATAAATGGGAGAGGCGGGGGTTGTAAGTCCAGTTGAGTATATACCCGTACGGGAATGCTCCCATCCGGTTCAATAATCACAATTTGCTGCGAGCGAGTGATACTGAGCAAGTCGGTCAAAATGGCGCTGACCGTATTCCAGTCTTCGTGGATAAATTCGTCGCGCAACGGCTCAAGCAGCGCCCGACTGGTGGCGATTTCACCGGTTGCAATAACTTCGCGGTAGCGTTGAATTTCGGTGTAACTGCGAAAAGAAGCCTCCGCTATTGCAACAATGACCCCCAGCAAGATTGCGATCAGAACAAGATAAAACGCTCGTATTTTCATTCTAAAATGGGAAAAACACCCAACTGCTTTTTTTAATTCTATCACTGAAGTTCGGACATGAGTTAGGACATATGGATGTATAAAGAGCCTCACAACCGATACTTATAGTTCGCAAAAACCTATCGGTAGGAGGCTCCACATGGATAAGGATATCCCGATGCGGTCTTTCATGCAGCAGTTTTTTGATGATGAAACCATTGCTGACAAAGCGGCAGAAATTGGGCAAGCCATGCTGGCAGCCCGCTCGTTGCAGCTGACGGAGATTGCGGTCAAAATGCGCGGCAGCAGCGCAGCCAGTTACAAACGCATCCAGCGCTTTCTGCGAGGGATTGACCCGCGCGCCATGCTATGGCGTCTGTTTTGTGAACAAGCCGAGTATGTGATGGGCGACCCGACCGAGATCGAGCGTCCGCAAGCGCGGAAGACGGAGTATGTTGGCACGCTCAAAGACGGCAAGACCAAAGGCTTCTGGATGTTGCTGCTGGCTACACCGTATCGAGGCCGGGCGATTCCCTGCGGCTTGTTGACTTACTCGTCCAGGACGATTGGGGCGGGTCTCTCGTCGCGCAATTTGAACCATGTCCGTGCGTTCGCTGAACTAAAAGACCTGTTGGGGGAGCGTCCGTTGGTGTTGGATCGCGAGTTCAGTTACCTCGAATTGTTGCTCCATCTGGTCGAAGAGGGAGTGAACTTTGTTTTTCGGCTGAACCAGGGCAGCCACCCGCCCAAGTTCTGGGATGCAGACGGCAAGGAAGTGGTCTTATCGCTCTCGCCCGGCGAAAAGGTCAGCCACTCGGCGCTGTGGTACAAGGGCAAGGTGTGCGTCAACCTGATCGGCGTGTGGAAAAAAGGCTTAGCTGAACCGCTGTGGGTGATGACCAACCTCGAGCCCGAGCGGGCGTGGCAAATCTATCTCTCGCGAATGAAAATCGAGCAAACCTTCCGCGATTTGAAGGGACTGCTGGGAATGACCCGGCTGATGAACAAGCGGCAAGAGAACATGGAAAAAATGCTGGCACTCCTGCTATTGGTTTATGCCATTGCTCTCCTGGTTGGGGAAAACCTGCGAGACCGCCTGTATGGGCTGCCGACCCACCCACAGGAGCGTGTTGATCTCGTTCCGCACCAGATAGGCAAGAAATGGCGTCGCTATTCCGGTTTGTTTATTTTGCTCAATCAGAAACGGCGACTTCCAACCCGTGAGTGGCAAGCAATTATCAACTGTGCCTTGCAATCGTTCGCTGCTATCGTTCACCCCCCTGTCCCAACTCATGTCTGAATTTCAGCTATCATACTTGACGAAATGACGCATTGCGTTATAATGAAAATTGACGCATTGCGTTATTTCTTGTTGGAGGTGAAAAAATGTCTGAGGAAAAGAAATCTCGGGGGACGTTGTATGATGTCACCCGCACCATTCTTCTGGCGGCGGTGGGGGCGGCTTCGCTGGCACAGGACGAACTGACCCATTTTGTGGATCGTCTGGTGGAACGCGGTGAGATGGCAGAAGCCGATGCCCGCAAACTGGTCAAGGAGGTGATGGATCGACGGGAACGTCTGGAGCGCGAACGCAAACAGCAAATGGAGAAACAAGCCGCAGGCGAAGCGGTGACCAAAGCCGACATTGAAGCCCTGACGGCGCGCATTGCCGAATTGAGCCGTCAAATTGAAGAGTTGAAAAAGGCACAGGGCGGTTCCTAAATGCCTCTCATCAAGCGATACCACAACCGCAAACTGTACGACACCGCCAGTCGAAGTTATGTGACCCTGGAACAAATTGCCCGCATGGTGCGCCGCGGCGAGGACGTCCGGGTAGTGGATCATGAAAGTGGGAGTGATATTACCTCGCTGGTGTTTATGCAGATTTTGCTGGAAGAACAGAAGCGGGTAGGGGAACTTTTTCCGCAGGTGGTGCTTTTGCGTTTGTTGCGCTCCGGTGAGGACACTCTTGATGCCTTGCGCGAGCGCTTGCTTGCTGCTTTTGACCCGCAGGGGTTTCTCCATCATGCGGTACGGCGTCGCATTCGCCAAGGGGTAGAACAGGGAGAGATTTCTCCCCCTGAGGCAGAAAAATTTTTGCGGATGTGGTTTGGCGAATCCTCTCTGGAAGAATTTCCCGCTGAACCGACGTCTTCATCCGGGAAGGACACTCTGGAGCAGTTGCAGACTCAATTGCGTGCGCTGGAAGATGAACTTCAGCGTTTGCAAAATTCGCTGCAGAAGTCCTAGACCTTCACCGCTGAGCGGCAATCTCCCGGCGAATCTCGTTTAAAAAATGGGGGGTATTGAGCCGACGTTCCAATAAGTAGGTGAAATACCCCTCTAAGATCGTTTCCATTTCGTTTCGCTCTGCCGGGGAAGGCTGAGCGCGTTGAGCCGCTTCAAAGGTGGAACGTTGCAGGTGGCGCAGGTATTTCAGGGTGTTGAGACTGATGCCTTTGGCGGTAGGCACCTGCGGGGCGCACCGTGGGCAGATAACTCCCCCTTCCTGATAGTCGAAGAATTGGTTTTCGGGCTGGATTTCTTTCCCACAGCGCAAACAGGTGAAGAGTTGGGGGCGAAATCCTGTCAGGTCCAGTAATCGCAGGTGATAATACTGCACCGCAATGAAGGGGTCTTCCAGCGTGGCAATGCGGGAGAGAGTATGTACCAGCAGTTGAAAGAGCGCCGGGTTCTCTCCATCATCCGAAGTAAAGCGGTCGAGCAATTCGATGACCAGGGCGGCGTAAGCCGTACGCAACAAATCGGCTCGAATGGAGAGGAAGGCGTTCAGCGTTTCTGCCTGCGTGACGATCCAGAAATCTTTGCCCTGTGCCAGCAAAACCTTCACGTGGGTAAAGGGTTCCAGATGCCCGGCTTTGCGCGAAAGCATTTTGCGCGCCCCTTTGGCTAAGGCGCGCACCTTACCCTGCTCACGGGTGAACAGGACCAGCACCCGGTCGGCTTCTCCCCAGTCAGAGTGGCGCAGGACCACGGCTTCGACAGAAAGCGTTCGAGGTGGGGTGGGCATCTTATTGGGATAAACTTCAAGGCTCTTGCGGTGGCAATTGTTTGGAGGTAAATGCCCCTGGAAGCAAATCGCTTACGGTGGTTTCCAGGTGAACCGTACCCTGTTCATCCACAACGATGACCTGAATATCCAGCCCAAACTCTGCCAGTACCTGCCGGCAGGACCCGCAGGGGGTACCGCCGTTCGCCGTAGCCACGGCAATAGCCACAAACCTGCGTTCTCCCTCGGATACGGCTTTGAAGACTGCTGTGCGTTCGGCGCACATGGTCACAGGATAAGCGGCGTTTTCCACGTTCACGCCGTCGTAAATCTTCCCTGAGTCTGTGAGCAGTGCCGCACCCACCCGATAGTTTGAGTAAGGCGCGTAAGCCCAGCGCCGAGCCTGAAGTGCGGTTTGAATGAGAGTTTGCTTTTGTTCATCGCTCAATTTCATGGTCGTTTTCTCCATGTACAGAATGCTCATCGGAAACAGGATGGATGCGTGTTGCCCTCACCTTACGGATGCGCCTGCCGGTGACTTGTTCCACCTTTAACAGCACACCCTCAATCTGAACCGTCTCCCCACCTGTAGGTACCTGACCGATCAACCCATACATCAACCCGCCGATGGTATCGGCAAGGTCTTTTTCAATGTGCGTACCCATGATTTCGTTAAAGTCATCCAGATCAATGCGTGCCTGAAACAGATATTCATCCTCTGAAATTTTCTGATAGGGTTGTTCTTCACTTTGATCGTACTCGTCGCGAATCTCCCCCACAATTTCCTCAACGATATCTTCCAGTGTCACCAACCCTGCCACGCCGCCGTATTCATCTACCACAATTGCCATGTGGATGCGCTGTTCCTGCATTTCTTCCAGCAAATCCTTGACATGTTTGGCTTCCGGGACAAAGTACGCCGGACGCAGGATATTCCGCAGGCTCTCCAACGTTTGACCTTCTTCAGGACGCACTTTCAGCAGGTCTTTGGCGTACAACAGCCCGATGATGTTGTCCACCGTTTCTTCGTACACAGGCAAGCGGGAATGCCCCGTCCGGGTGAGGATTTGGATAACCTCTTCCAGGGGGGTTTGAATCTCCACTGCCGACATGTCAATACGTGGCACCATGATTTCGCGGCATAGTTTCTCGCCAAAATGGAAAATGGAGTAGATCATCTCCCGTTCGTCCTGATCCAGGCTACCCTCTGGTTCACCTTCTTTCACCCAGGTACGCAATTCGCT of Anaerolinea thermophila UNI-1 contains these proteins:
- the recO gene encoding DNA repair protein RecO, coding for MPTPPRTLSVEAVVLRHSDWGEADRVLVLFTREQGKVRALAKGARKMLSRKAGHLEPFTHVKVLLAQGKDFWIVTQAETLNAFLSIRADLLRTAYAALVIELLDRFTSDDGENPALFQLLVHTLSRIATLEDPFIAVQYYHLRLLDLTGFRPQLFTCLRCGKEIQPENQFFDYQEGGVICPRCAPQVPTAKGISLNTLKYLRHLQRSTFEAAQRAQPSPAERNEMETILEGYFTYLLERRLNTPHFLNEIRREIAAQR
- a CDS encoding cytidine deaminase, translated to MKLSDEQKQTLIQTALQARRWAYAPYSNYRVGAALLTDSGKIYDGVNVENAAYPVTMCAERTAVFKAVSEGERRFVAIAVATANGGTPCGSCRQVLAEFGLDIQVIVVDEQGTVHLETTVSDLLPGAFTSKQLPPQEP
- a CDS encoding hemolysin family protein, with the translated sequence MMVSVLVAFLIGAILLDLLFSAVRGSVINARLPSLMEMGEERPEKVRDSIAVLQKPRLRTTVRVMLFWTHLFIIFLGLMLMQNLFPQARMELWLLGLVLIGLIVLFLEHLVEGGVLEHAEEWTIRFTPLARFLDGLFSPLTTPLLHLLGSPQALQQRFISVTESELRTWVKEGEPEGSLDQDEREMIYSIFHFGEKLCREIMVPRIDMSAVEIQTPLEEVIQILTRTGHSRLPVYEETVDNIIGLLYAKDLLKVRPEEGQTLESLRNILRPAYFVPEAKHVKDLLEEMQEQRIHMAIVVDEYGGVAGLVTLEDIVEEIVGEIRDEYDQSEEQPYQKISEDEYLFQARIDLDDFNEIMGTHIEKDLADTIGGLMYGLIGQVPTGGETVQIEGVLLKVEQVTGRRIRKVRATRIHPVSDEHSVHGENDHEIER